The segment TAGTTTCACTTGTAATTTTTTATGCTGCTTTCGATGTTATAAAATCAAGCATAGAGCCTTTAATAGGAGAATACCCTTCAGAAGATATTATTAAAGATATTAACAGCATTGCTAATGAACTTAATATAAATAATGATAATTCAAATCTTCATCATTTTCATATACATACATACGGAGACCATACAGAAATAACATTCCATATGCGTTTTCCAAAAGATATGACAGTAGAAGAGGCTCATGATAAAGTAAGCGTTTTAG is part of the Brachyspira sp. SAP_772 genome and harbors:
- a CDS encoding cation transporter dimerization domain-containing protein codes for the protein VSLVIFYAAFDVIKSSIEPLIGEYPSEDIIKDINSIANELNINNDNSNLHHFHIHTYGDHTEITFHMRFPKDMTVEEAHDKVSVLEKSIRDKMNMESTIHIECYKN